One Aliiroseovarius sediminilitoris DNA window includes the following coding sequences:
- a CDS encoding extracellular solute-binding protein, whose protein sequence is MKLLTQSAMALALMANAATAEGELVVYHWFEYMPQELLDKFTAETGINVTMDTYDSNEAMLASLKAGGMGTYDVAVPGDYMVAIMAGEGLLDTIADGELANKGNIAPEWADPSFDPGRTHSIPYQWGSTAFSVDTEVYGGDINTTDILFNPPAELAGKINMLDSQGEVMALASLHMGIPQCSSDREQLKALNEMLMSAKENWASFNSDTAKEVMVSGDVAVGMIYDGFGAKARAEKASLKYAFPSQGYVVWMDNVVLLKDAPNRDNALKFMDFLLQPENIAAVSNYARYGAGVSGVGEFLDPELATLPEANPPSEAGPGVFIEVCDEATQAVYDQIWTNVKK, encoded by the coding sequence ATGAAACTTCTGACACAATCTGCCATGGCGCTGGCCTTGATGGCCAATGCCGCCACCGCGGAAGGCGAGTTGGTCGTCTATCACTGGTTCGAATACATGCCGCAGGAGCTTTTGGACAAGTTCACCGCGGAAACCGGTATCAACGTCACCATGGACACCTACGACAGCAACGAGGCGATGTTGGCCTCGCTCAAGGCTGGTGGCATGGGCACCTATGACGTGGCGGTGCCCGGCGATTACATGGTTGCGATCATGGCGGGCGAGGGGCTTCTGGACACCATTGCGGACGGCGAGCTTGCCAACAAGGGCAACATAGCACCTGAATGGGCCGACCCCAGCTTTGACCCCGGCCGCACCCATTCGATTCCATATCAGTGGGGCTCGACCGCGTTTTCGGTGGATACCGAGGTCTATGGTGGTGACATCAACACAACCGATATTCTGTTCAACCCACCGGCAGAGCTTGCAGGCAAGATCAACATGCTGGACAGCCAGGGCGAGGTGATGGCGCTGGCATCGCTTCACATGGGCATTCCGCAATGCTCGTCCGACCGCGAGCAGTTGAAGGCGCTGAACGAGATGTTGATGAGTGCCAAGGAAAACTGGGCCTCGTTCAACTCGGATACCGCGAAGGAAGTGATGGTGTCGGGCGACGTGGCAGTGGGCATGATCTATGACGGATTCGGGGCCAAGGCGCGGGCGGAAAAAGCATCGCTGAAATATGCGTTCCCGAGCCAGGGCTATGTGGTCTGGATGGACAATGTTGTGCTTTTGAAAGATGCGCCAAACCGCGACAACGCACTGAAATTCATGGATTTCCTGCTTCAACCTGAAAACATCGCTGCGGTGTCGAACTATGCGCGTTATGGCGCAGGCGTCAGTGGCGTGGGTGAGTTCCTTGACCCGGAATTGGCCACGTTGCCCGAGGCCAACCCACCCTCAGAAGCCGGGCCGGGGGTCTTCATCGAGGTCTGTGACGAAGCCACGCAAGCAGTCTATGACCAGATCTGGACCAACGTGAAAAAGTAA
- a CDS encoding ABC transporter permease — MSAKTDVKTYPGFKLMTLLCLVILYAPLVVVTVYSFNASKSITVWEGLSLRWYADVFVGPESGKFKQAAINSFTIAIVAATISTTIATSAATAIVRGGKFRLRTASLGLISLPLMVPEIVTAVALLIFYNSVGFTRGYLTILVAHIAFCIPFAYLPIQARMQGIEDTYEQAAMDLYASKAQAFRRVLLPLMMPGIISGFLLAFIVSLDDFIITNFVKGAGVETLPTAIFGSVKQGLKPNIMAISTMLLSVSIVMVTISYFVSKSDNTK; from the coding sequence ATGAGCGCCAAGACTGACGTGAAAACCTATCCCGGTTTCAAGCTCATGACTTTGCTGTGTCTGGTCATCCTCTATGCCCCGCTGGTCGTCGTGACGGTCTATTCCTTTAACGCGTCGAAATCCATCACGGTTTGGGAGGGGCTATCGCTGCGCTGGTATGCGGATGTGTTTGTCGGGCCGGAAAGCGGCAAGTTCAAACAGGCGGCGATCAATTCGTTCACCATCGCGATCGTGGCGGCAACCATATCGACCACGATTGCAACATCTGCGGCGACAGCCATTGTGCGCGGCGGCAAGTTCCGCTTGCGCACAGCCTCGCTGGGTTTGATCAGCTTGCCCCTTATGGTGCCCGAGATCGTGACCGCGGTCGCCTTGTTGATCTTCTATAACTCGGTCGGGTTCACCCGCGGATACCTGACCATTCTTGTGGCACATATCGCCTTCTGTATCCCCTTCGCCTACCTGCCCATTCAGGCCCGGATGCAGGGGATCGAGGACACCTATGAACAGGCAGCGATGGATCTTTATGCCTCGAAGGCGCAGGCGTTCCGCCGGGTGCTGCTGCCGTTGATGATGCCCGGCATCATCTCGGGGTTCCTTCTGGCGTTCATCGTCAGCCTCGACGATTTCATCATCACCAATTTCGTCAAGGGCGCGGGGGTCGAAACCCTGCCTACGGCGATTTTTGGATCGGTGAAACAAGGGCTCAAGCCCAACATCATGGCGATTTCGACAATGCTGCTCAGCGTCTCGATCGTGATGGTGACGATTTCCTATTTCGTATCGAAATCGGACAACACAAAATAA
- a CDS encoding ABC transporter permease, which produces MAAGAASGGSAASDTYAEARNWLLLPSWVVIGIFVLVPVIMMLVYSFLTKEFRGGVIWEFSLSAYDQFFFDRGLFGDDAPKLEWTYIVIFWRSISQAGLATVLSLLIGFPTAYFIATRPEKSRAMWVFLITIPYWVNLLIRTVSMKFLLRDQGPLNDFLINIGLIDNPLHIINTNLAVQLGLFYSYLPFMVLPIYASVERYNFALSEAAADLYATRWVTLRRVLLPAVKPGVIAGCILVFVPSLGAFLAPDLLGGAKNFMIGSLIEEQFKGNAGNWPFGAAASMILLTMVLIILLIFARQQRKAEAIS; this is translated from the coding sequence GTGGCTGCCGGTGCTGCATCTGGCGGTTCCGCCGCCTCGGACACATATGCCGAGGCGCGCAATTGGCTTCTGCTGCCCAGCTGGGTCGTCATTGGCATTTTCGTGCTGGTCCCGGTCATCATGATGCTGGTCTATTCGTTCCTGACCAAGGAATTCAGGGGCGGCGTGATTTGGGAGTTTTCGCTGTCCGCCTATGACCAGTTCTTCTTTGATCGGGGGTTGTTTGGGGATGATGCCCCGAAACTAGAATGGACCTATATCGTGATCTTCTGGCGCTCGATCTCGCAGGCAGGCCTTGCGACCGTTCTATCGCTTCTGATCGGCTTCCCAACCGCGTATTTCATTGCAACCCGGCCTGAAAAGTCACGCGCAATGTGGGTGTTTCTGATCACCATTCCCTATTGGGTGAATCTGCTCATTCGCACCGTGTCGATGAAGTTTCTTCTGCGCGATCAGGGGCCGCTGAACGATTTTCTGATCAATATCGGCCTGATCGACAACCCACTGCATATCATCAACACCAATCTCGCTGTGCAGCTTGGCCTGTTCTACAGCTATCTGCCGTTCATGGTGCTGCCGATCTATGCCTCGGTCGAACGCTATAACTTCGCCCTCAGCGAAGCGGCGGCGGACCTTTACGCCACCAGATGGGTCACGCTGCGCCGCGTCCTTCTGCCAGCGGTGAAACCCGGCGTGATCGCAGGTTGTATCCTGGTCTTCGTCCCTTCGCTGGGTGCTTTTCTTGCGCCGGATCTTCTGGGCGGCGCCAAGAACTTCATGATCGGCTCGCTGATTGAAGAGCAGTTCAAGGGCAACGCAGGCAATTGGCCCTTCGGTGCCGCCGCCTCGATGATCTTGCTGACCATGGTTCTGATCATTCTTTTGATCTTCGCCCGTCAGCAACGCAAGGCGGAGGCAATATCATGA
- a CDS encoding ABC transporter ATP-binding protein — MNDGTQIAVDVRDAVKRYGEFTALQKISLGIRDNEFFTLLGPSGCGKTTLLRMIAGFEDVTEGAIFLYGDEIVSLPPHHRPVNTVFQNYALFPHMTVLDNVGFGLEMRGASKSDARSKAGEMLELVQLTQFAARKPSQLSGGQQQRVALARALAPSPKVLLLDEPLSALDLKLRKSMQIELKHIQRETGITFIFVTHDQEEALTMSDRIAVMSAGSMQQLGDPKDIYERPRNMFVADFIGETNLLEVSVDAINNGRAICHLGGGHELTCNAVDEVSVGSRVHMSVRPERLFLSEEPTESESLKGTVVENIFIGTDITTMIDLHEGPDFTVRTSNSDRGIKRIFDPGAEVYVNMEAGSARLLVD, encoded by the coding sequence ATGAATGACGGCACCCAGATCGCAGTGGATGTCCGCGACGCGGTGAAGCGCTATGGCGAGTTTACAGCCTTGCAAAAAATATCACTCGGTATCCGTGACAACGAGTTTTTCACACTGCTTGGACCATCAGGCTGCGGCAAGACAACGCTTCTGCGGATGATCGCAGGGTTCGAGGATGTGACCGAGGGCGCCATTTTCCTTTACGGAGACGAGATCGTCTCCCTGCCGCCGCACCATCGACCCGTGAACACTGTTTTCCAGAACTATGCGCTGTTTCCACATATGACCGTGCTGGACAATGTCGGGTTCGGGCTTGAGATGCGCGGCGCGTCCAAATCTGATGCCCGCAGTAAAGCTGGCGAGATGCTGGAGCTTGTGCAGCTGACGCAGTTTGCAGCGCGCAAACCGTCGCAACTGTCCGGCGGCCAGCAACAACGCGTGGCTCTTGCCCGCGCGCTTGCGCCATCGCCGAAAGTGCTGCTTTTGGACGAGCCGCTGTCGGCGCTTGACCTGAAACTGCGCAAATCCATGCAGATCGAGTTGAAGCACATACAGCGCGAAACCGGCATCACCTTCATTTTCGTCACCCACGATCAGGAAGAAGCACTGACCATGTCGGATCGCATCGCGGTGATGTCAGCCGGCAGCATGCAGCAATTGGGCGACCCCAAGGACATCTATGAACGCCCGCGCAATATGTTCGTGGCCGACTTCATCGGTGAAACCAATCTGCTGGAAGTGTCGGTGGACGCCATCAACAATGGGCGCGCCATCTGTCATCTGGGCGGCGGTCACGAGCTGACCTGTAACGCGGTCGACGAGGTAAGCGTCGGCTCTAGAGTGCATATGTCGGTGCGCCCGGAGCGCTTGTTTCTGTCCGAGGAGCCCACTGAATCGGAAAGCCTGAAAGGCACGGTTGTCGAAAACATTTTTATTGGCACCGACATCACCACGATGATCGACCTGCATGAAGGGCCGGATTTCACCGTTCGCACGTCTAACTCGGATCGCGGCATAAAGCGCATTTTTGATCCGGGCGCCGAGGTCTATGTCAACATGGAGGCAGGCTCGGCGCGCCTGTTGGTGGACTAG
- a CDS encoding flavin-containing monooxygenase, translated as MPVETIDTLVVGGGQAGIALSEHLGNSGVPHLVLEKNRIAEAWRSGRWDALVANGPAWHDRFPSLEFKGCDPDEFVTKDRVADYLEEYAQMVNAPIRTGVEVLQAERLGDRAGFRVETSDGVIEAKRIVAATGAFQHPVIPPIVPKQAGVDQIHSFYYRNPSQLSDGAVLVVGAGSSGAQIADELNRAGRKVFLSVGPHDRPPRRYRGRDFVWWLGVLGLWDMSAQQPGTEHVTISVSGAYGGLTMDFRRLASEGVTLLGLTDRFENGTLSFRDDLQRNIAAGDANYNEMLDAADAYVARTGLELPEEPEAREMWPDPDCLTNPIRSIDLAKEGITTIIWATGFRQDFSWMKFDAFDDKGAPIHQRGVSVVPDVYFLGLPWQSRRGSTFLWGVWHDAKHIADQIATQQAYLDYDGMAAPIQSAAQ; from the coding sequence ATGCCTGTTGAGACGATAGACACGCTTGTTGTTGGCGGCGGTCAGGCCGGTATCGCCCTGAGCGAACATCTGGGAAACAGCGGTGTCCCTCATCTGGTGCTTGAGAAAAACCGGATCGCCGAGGCGTGGAGGTCGGGCCGCTGGGACGCCTTGGTTGCCAATGGCCCCGCGTGGCACGACCGGTTTCCCAGTCTTGAGTTCAAAGGCTGTGATCCGGACGAGTTCGTGACCAAAGATCGGGTTGCGGACTATCTGGAAGAATACGCGCAGATGGTAAATGCCCCGATCCGCACCGGGGTCGAGGTGTTGCAGGCCGAACGTCTTGGCGACCGTGCAGGCTTTCGGGTCGAAACCTCGGACGGTGTGATCGAAGCCAAACGGATCGTTGCCGCCACCGGCGCGTTTCAACATCCGGTGATCCCACCGATCGTGCCCAAACAGGCCGGGGTCGATCAGATTCATTCGTTTTATTACAGGAACCCCTCGCAGCTCTCGGACGGAGCGGTGTTGGTGGTCGGTGCGGGATCATCGGGGGCGCAGATCGCAGACGAGTTGAACCGCGCTGGCCGCAAGGTGTTCCTGTCTGTCGGGCCGCATGACCGCCCGCCGCGCCGCTATCGCGGGCGCGACTTCGTTTGGTGGCTGGGCGTTCTTGGTCTGTGGGACATGTCTGCGCAACAGCCTGGGACGGAACATGTGACGATCTCGGTTAGTGGAGCTTATGGTGGCCTGACCATGGATTTCCGCCGACTGGCGAGCGAAGGCGTCACCCTTCTGGGCCTGACCGATCGTTTTGAGAACGGGACATTGAGCTTTCGTGATGATCTGCAACGCAATATCGCAGCCGGTGACGCCAATTACAACGAGATGCTGGACGCGGCAGACGCTTACGTGGCGCGCACGGGCCTTGAGCTTCCCGAAGAACCGGAAGCGCGCGAGATGTGGCCCGACCCCGATTGCCTGACCAACCCGATTCGGTCGATTGACCTTGCAAAAGAAGGTATCACCACGATCATCTGGGCCACTGGCTTTCGGCAGGATTTCAGCTGGATGAAGTTTGACGCGTTTGATGACAAAGGCGCGCCGATCCACCAGCGTGGAGTCTCGGTTGTGCCGGACGTCTATTTCCTGGGCCTTCCGTGGCAGTCGCGTCGCGGATCCACCTTCCTGTGGGGGGTCTGGCATGACGCAAAACACATCGCCGATCAGATCGCCACACAACAGGCCTATCTGGACTATGACGGCATGGCCGCGCCGATACAGTCAGCCGCGCAATAA
- a CDS encoding RidA family protein, with protein sequence MAHTRIRKFNTSDTYPEQNLDNDLCQAVVTHGGKTVWLRGQCPQNLDDAVSIDSHDPVEQTRKVMQNIKQLIEEAGGTMEHLVKVVVYITDVRHREDVYRTMGEYIKGVHPVSTGLVVQALARPEWLVEIDGTAVIPE encoded by the coding sequence ATGGCCCATACCCGCATTCGTAAATTCAACACGTCGGACACCTATCCGGAACAGAACCTCGACAACGATCTGTGTCAGGCCGTCGTCACCCACGGCGGCAAGACAGTCTGGCTGCGCGGGCAGTGCCCGCAGAACCTTGATGACGCTGTGAGCATCGACAGTCACGACCCGGTCGAGCAGACCCGCAAGGTCATGCAAAACATCAAACAACTGATCGAAGAAGCGGGCGGAACGATGGAGCATCTTGTGAAAGTGGTCGTCTATATCACCGATGTGCGCCACCGCGAGGATGTCTATCGCACCATGGGCGAATATATCAAAGGCGTGCATCCCGTCTCGACCGGGTTGGTGGTGCAGGCCCTGGCACGGCCCGAATGGCTTGTGGAAATCGACGGCACCGCCGTCATACCGGAGTGA
- a CDS encoding DUF1028 domain-containing protein — protein sequence MTFSLVARCADTGMFGVAISSSSPAVAARCAYARAGVGAVASQNVTDPTLGPLALDLMQGGMSAGEAIAGVKDLGKHIEYRQVLAVDKQGATAIHSGPNSLGIWTQAQGQDVASGGNLLANDGVPQAIVDGFLSSTGHLGDRLIAAMRAGLAAGGEAGPVHSAGMMLVDKVAWPVADLRCDWTEDCPIKAVATAWDIYKPQLDAYVQRALDPREAPSYGVPGDD from the coding sequence ATGACCTTTTCCCTTGTCGCCCGCTGCGCTGATACCGGCATGTTTGGCGTGGCCATCTCGTCTTCCTCGCCCGCCGTCGCCGCGCGCTGCGCGTATGCGCGGGCAGGCGTTGGTGCGGTGGCCTCACAGAACGTGACCGACCCGACACTTGGCCCCTTGGCGCTTGACCTGATGCAAGGCGGCATGAGCGCGGGCGAAGCGATTGCGGGGGTCAAAGACCTTGGCAAACATATCGAATACCGGCAGGTTCTGGCAGTAGACAAACAGGGCGCAACGGCGATCCATTCGGGCCCGAACAGCCTTGGCATCTGGACACAAGCGCAAGGGCAGGATGTCGCCTCGGGTGGCAATCTTCTTGCCAATGACGGCGTGCCGCAGGCCATCGTGGACGGATTTCTATCCAGCACGGGTCATCTGGGTGATCGCTTGATTGCCGCGATGCGCGCAGGTCTGGCCGCGGGTGGCGAAGCCGGCCCGGTGCATTCGGCGGGCATGATGCTGGTTGACAAGGTGGCGTGGCCGGTGGCCGACCTGCGCTGCGACTGGACCGAGGACTGCCCGATCAAGGCGGTCGCCACCGCCTGGGACATCTACAAGCCGCAATTGGACGCCTATGTCCAACGCGCGCTCGACCCGCGCGAGGCGCCATCTTACGGCGTGCCGGGCGACGATTAA
- a CDS encoding aldehyde dehydrogenase — protein MLDYSFEDWKSRAAALSFRNQAFIDGKFVDAVSGKTFDSINPATGEVLTPVAECDAADVDLAVAAARKSFEAGSWSRTAPGDRKAVLLKLADLIRENLEEMALLDSLDMGKLVTDAATIDAPGSAHFFQWYAEAIDKIYDEVAPTGPGDLALVSRVPLGVVGAVTPWNFPLDMATWKSAAALAAGNSVVLKPAEQSPLSALRLAELASEAGLPDGVLNVVPGFGHTAGQALGLHMDVDCLAFTGSTAIGKKFMEYSGQSNLKQVWPETGGKSPNLIFADCENLDAAADMAAFGIFFNQGEVCSANSRLYVERGVKDAFVEKMIARSEAMQPGDPLDPAAKMGAIVDEKQTENIMRFVEGGKKTANLVAGGARAYVDGKGCFVPPTIFDDVRHDDPLARDEIFGPVLSIIPFDTEDEAVTMANDSVYGLAASVWTDNLSRALRVSDKLFAGTVSVNTVDALSAQTPFGGMKQSGFGRDLSLHSFDKYTALKTTWIKYKA, from the coding sequence ATGTTGGACTATAGCTTTGAAGATTGGAAATCCCGCGCCGCGGCGCTGAGCTTTCGCAATCAGGCCTTCATTGACGGCAAATTCGTCGATGCGGTGTCAGGCAAGACCTTTGACAGCATCAACCCGGCAACGGGCGAGGTGCTGACCCCGGTCGCCGAATGCGATGCGGCAGATGTGGATCTGGCCGTCGCCGCCGCGCGCAAATCTTTCGAGGCCGGATCATGGTCCCGCACGGCCCCCGGGGATCGCAAGGCAGTGTTGTTGAAACTGGCCGATCTGATCCGGGAAAACCTTGAAGAAATGGCGCTTTTGGACAGTCTGGACATGGGCAAACTGGTCACGGATGCCGCAACCATTGACGCGCCGGGGTCTGCGCATTTCTTCCAATGGTATGCCGAAGCAATTGACAAGATTTATGATGAGGTCGCCCCTACCGGCCCCGGTGATCTGGCACTGGTGTCGCGCGTGCCCCTTGGTGTGGTTGGTGCGGTGACACCGTGGAACTTCCCTTTGGACATGGCCACCTGGAAGTCGGCAGCAGCACTTGCGGCAGGTAACTCGGTGGTTCTGAAACCCGCCGAGCAATCGCCGCTTTCCGCCCTGCGTCTGGCTGAACTTGCGTCCGAGGCGGGGTTGCCTGACGGGGTTCTGAACGTTGTGCCGGGCTTTGGCCACACCGCCGGGCAGGCGCTTGGATTGCATATGGATGTGGACTGTCTGGCCTTCACCGGGTCAACCGCCATTGGCAAGAAATTCATGGAGTATTCGGGCCAGTCGAACCTGAAACAGGTCTGGCCCGAAACTGGCGGCAAAAGCCCCAACCTGATCTTTGCCGATTGCGAAAATCTGGACGCGGCGGCGGACATGGCGGCCTTCGGCATTTTCTTCAATCAGGGCGAGGTGTGCTCGGCCAACTCGCGGCTTTATGTCGAACGTGGGGTCAAGGACGCCTTTGTCGAAAAGATGATTGCGCGGTCCGAAGCGATGCAACCGGGCGACCCCTTGGACCCTGCCGCCAAAATGGGCGCCATCGTGGACGAGAAGCAGACCGAGAACATCATGCGCTTTGTCGAAGGTGGCAAGAAGACCGCAAATCTCGTGGCTGGTGGCGCGCGCGCCTATGTCGATGGCAAGGGGTGCTTTGTGCCGCCCACGATTTTTGACGATGTGCGCCACGACGATCCTCTGGCGCGCGACGAAATATTCGGCCCTGTCCTGTCGATCATCCCGTTCGATACGGAAGACGAGGCGGTCACGATGGCCAATGACAGCGTCTATGGTCTGGCCGCATCGGTCTGGACCGACAATTTAAGCCGCGCGCTCAGGGTGTCTGACAAGCTTTTTGCTGGGACCGTATCGGTCAATACGGTGGATGCACTTTCCGCGCAGACGCCCTTTGGCGGGATGAAGCAATCGGGTTTCGGGCGTGATTTGTCGCTGCACAGCTTTGACAAATATACCGCGCTCAAGACCACGTGGATCAAGTATAAAGCTTGA
- a CDS encoding LysR family transcriptional regulator encodes MPLRFTLRQLEYFVAVGEEGSISQASERVNVSSPSISAAISQLEDEFGLPLFVRKHAHGLSLTQAGRQFMVQAKKVLVEAEALNRLAGDISGNVQGPLNIGCLVTFAQMLLPAIRRQFELTYPDTRVSQIETDQLNLIERLRRAQIDVALSYDLEIPPDLEFVPLRTLPPYAMVPEGHPLARQNEVDIEELLDYPMVLLDLPLSSDYFLSFFDQTGRKPKIVERTRDMAVMRSLVANGFGYAIANIRPFSDLSPDGRRLVFIPLKGEQRPMRLGLIIPEGARNVLTVNAFITHASEVICGWNYPGQAIDAGA; translated from the coding sequence ATGCCTTTGCGGTTCACTCTTCGTCAGTTGGAATATTTCGTCGCCGTGGGCGAGGAAGGCTCGATCTCGCAGGCCAGCGAACGGGTGAACGTCTCATCGCCCTCGATCTCGGCTGCAATCTCGCAGTTGGAAGACGAGTTTGGCCTGCCCCTTTTCGTGCGCAAACACGCCCATGGGCTAAGCCTGACGCAAGCCGGGCGCCAGTTCATGGTGCAGGCCAAAAAAGTGCTGGTCGAGGCCGAGGCGTTGAACCGCCTGGCGGGGGATATTTCCGGCAATGTTCAGGGTCCGCTGAACATCGGCTGTCTGGTGACGTTCGCGCAGATGCTTTTGCCTGCAATCCGACGCCAATTCGAACTGACCTATCCGGACACCCGCGTCAGCCAGATTGAAACCGACCAACTGAACTTGATCGAACGGCTTCGCCGCGCGCAGATCGACGTGGCATTGTCCTATGATCTCGAGATACCGCCTGACCTTGAATTCGTACCCCTACGCACATTGCCACCCTATGCCATGGTGCCCGAAGGCCACCCCCTCGCGCGGCAAAACGAGGTCGATATCGAAGAGCTTCTGGACTATCCGATGGTGCTGCTCGACCTGCCGCTGAGCAGCGATTATTTCCTGAGCTTCTTCGATCAGACCGGGCGCAAACCCAAGATTGTCGAACGCACCCGTGATATGGCGGTGATGCGGTCGCTGGTGGCCAACGGGTTTGGTTATGCGATTGCCAATATCCGCCCCTTCTCTGACCTTTCCCCCGATGGGCGGCGGCTGGTGTTCATTCCGTTGAAAGGTGAACAGCGCCCCATGCGACTGGGCCTGATCATCCCCGAAGGCGCGCGCAATGTGTTGACCGTCAACGCCTTCATCACCCATGCCTCCGAGGTGATCTGCGGTTGGAATTACCCGGGTCAGGCCATCGACGCCGGGGCTTAA
- a CDS encoding oxidoreductase, producing the protein MRDKRYEVLFEPMQIGPVTAKNRFYQVPHCNGGGYRDPSAAAEMRRSKAEGGWGVIFTEQTEMHHTSEITPFIELRLWEDKDIPMLRKMSERMKEYGALAGIQLAYSGVNGPNLYTKEVPLAVSAQPIRTFTNDPVQARALDKSDIRDLRRWFVNAAKRSQDAGFDLICLYGAHGFGIFQHFLSRATNHRTDEYGGSLENRSRFVNEVIADIKDAVGDSMGITLRVSLDETIGELGFSNAEVREFVEMNRNLPDLWDLAQGTWEDCSGPSRFKEEAAQEQLVKGIHELTDKPIVGVGRFTSPDVMAKMVRTGTLDFIGCARPSIADPFLPKKIEEGRVEDIRECIGCNICITGDMTMSISRCTQNPTFMEEWRKGWHPERMNAKGDSSNVLVVGAGPAGLEATRALAERGYDVALAESGTAIGGRVSRERLLPGLSAWGRVVDYREYQIGQKPNVETYFDSELDAESILEFGFENVCIATGAKWRRDGVARQHVIPFPTDAAMPLYSPDDLMDGAAPSGHVVIYDDDHYYMGGVMAELLIQKGCTVTLVTPAAYVSEWTLNTLEQHEIHRRLVGMGVVIELNRGVMSIGKDHVETNCMFTDQRRAIECDGVLLVSSKLENNSVYNDLKAREAEWADAGIKSVKLIGDANAPGPIAWATYAGHRYARELDSEDIGDALPFRREITALAVD; encoded by the coding sequence GTGCGCGACAAACGCTATGAAGTCCTTTTCGAGCCCATGCAGATCGGGCCGGTGACCGCCAAGAACCGGTTCTATCAGGTGCCCCATTGCAATGGCGGCGGGTATCGCGATCCGTCTGCGGCGGCCGAGATGCGGCGCTCCAAGGCCGAAGGCGGCTGGGGCGTGATTTTCACCGAACAGACCGAGATGCACCACACCTCGGAAATCACCCCGTTCATCGAACTGCGCCTGTGGGAAGACAAAGATATCCCAATGCTGCGCAAGATGTCCGAGCGGATGAAGGAATATGGCGCGCTTGCGGGGATCCAACTGGCCTATTCGGGCGTCAATGGACCGAACCTTTATACGAAAGAGGTGCCGCTGGCGGTATCCGCCCAACCCATCCGCACCTTTACCAACGACCCTGTGCAGGCGCGCGCGCTGGACAAAAGCGATATCCGCGATCTGCGCCGCTGGTTCGTGAACGCAGCGAAACGGTCGCAAGACGCGGGCTTTGACCTGATCTGCCTTTACGGCGCGCATGGGTTCGGCATCTTCCAACACTTCCTGAGCCGCGCAACCAATCACCGTACGGATGAGTATGGTGGCAGTCTTGAAAACCGGTCGCGCTTCGTGAACGAGGTGATCGCCGACATCAAGGACGCTGTTGGCGACTCGATGGGCATCACACTGCGCGTGTCGCTGGACGAAACCATCGGAGAGCTTGGCTTTTCAAACGCCGAAGTGCGCGAGTTCGTCGAAATGAACCGCAACCTGCCTGACCTTTGGGATCTGGCGCAAGGCACGTGGGAAGATTGCTCGGGTCCGTCCCGCTTCAAGGAAGAGGCCGCACAGGAACAACTGGTCAAGGGCATTCACGAGCTGACGGACAAGCCCATCGTCGGTGTCGGGCGCTTCACCAGCCCGGACGTCATGGCCAAGATGGTGCGCACCGGCACGCTGGATTTCATCGGTTGCGCCCGCCCTTCGATTGCAGACCCTTTCCTTCCGAAGAAAATCGAGGAAGGCCGGGTCGAAGACATCCGCGAATGTATCGGCTGCAACATCTGCATCACAGGCGACATGACCATGTCGATCAGCCGCTGCACCCAGAACCCCACCTTCATGGAGGAATGGCGCAAGGGCTGGCACCCGGAACGCATGAACGCGAAGGGTGACAGCTCGAACGTGCTGGTCGTCGGCGCGGGTCCTGCCGGGCTTGAGGCAACGCGCGCCTTGGCCGAGCGTGGCTATGACGTGGCCCTGGCCGAATCCGGCACCGCCATCGGGGGGCGTGTGTCCCGCGAACGGTTGCTGCCCGGCCTGTCGGCCTGGGGCCGCGTGGTGGACTACCGCGAATATCAGATCGGACAAAAACCCAATGTCGAAACCTATTTCGACAGTGAATTGGATGCCGAGAGCATTTTGGAGTTCGGGTTCGAAAATGTCTGCATCGCGACCGGGGCCAAGTGGCGCCGCGACGGGGTTGCGCGGCAGCATGTGATCCCCTTTCCGACGGACGCGGCCATGCCGCTCTATTCCCCCGACGACCTGATGGATGGGGCAGCCCCCTCAGGTCACGTGGTGATCTATGATGATGACCACTACTATATGGGTGGCGTGATGGCCGAGCTATTGATCCAGAAAGGTTGCACGGTGACACTGGTGACACCCGCCGCCTATGTCAGCGAATGGACACTGAACACGTTGGAGCAGCACGAAATCCACCGTCGTCTGGTTGGAATGGGCGTTGTAATCGAACTGAACCGCGGCGTCATGTCCATCGGCAAGGATCATGTCGAAACCAATTGTATGTTCACCGACCAGCGGCGGGCGATTGAATGTGATGGCGTGTTGCTCGTTTCGTCCAAACTCGAAAACAACAGCGTTTACAACGACCTGAAGGCACGCGAGGCCGAGTGGGCAGATGCGGGCATCAAGTCAGTCAAACTGATCGGTGACGCCAATGCACCCGGCCCGATTGCATGGGCCACCTATGCGGGCCACCGCTATGCACGTGAACTGGACAGCGAGGATATTGGCGACGCGCTGCCCTTCCGCCGCGAAATTACCGCGCTGGCCGTGGATTGA